In a single window of the Coprothermobacter proteolyticus DSM 5265 genome:
- a CDS encoding amidohydrolase, whose translation MKVLITNVQVYTVSHGVIDKGSVLVEDGKISQVSAGDIQVEGANVVDGKGLTLMPGFIDAHTHVGISEEGFGWEGADYNEWVDPVTPYLRAIDGINPMEQGVKDALEGGITTICAAPGSANVIGGTACVFKPFGKAIDKMVIKDPVALKAATGENPKRVYRDMKKSPVTRMATASLMRQALLKAKSYMEKKEKYANEPEKQPDFDLGMEHLCMVLRKEIPMKIHAHRADDILTAIRIAREFDINITIDHCTEGHLVPEEIAESKFPCIVGPNLTNRSKVELMNKSFETPAVLHKHGVLFAIMTDHPVIPIQFLPLTVGLAVKYGLPYDEGIKAITINAAKILGLDERLGSIESGKDADLVLWEGDPLSVDGKPMFVMVNGQIAVNKLQ comes from the coding sequence GTGAAAGTACTCATCACTAACGTCCAGGTTTACACAGTTTCCCATGGTGTTATTGACAAAGGCAGCGTTCTAGTAGAAGATGGTAAAATCAGCCAGGTTTCTGCAGGAGACATTCAAGTAGAAGGAGCAAATGTTGTAGATGGAAAAGGTTTGACGCTGATGCCTGGGTTCATTGATGCTCACACACACGTAGGCATTTCTGAAGAAGGTTTCGGATGGGAAGGTGCAGACTACAACGAATGGGTAGACCCTGTAACGCCCTACCTTAGAGCTATTGACGGAATCAATCCCATGGAACAGGGCGTCAAAGATGCTTTAGAAGGCGGCATAACCACCATTTGTGCTGCTCCTGGTTCTGCAAATGTCATAGGAGGCACAGCTTGCGTCTTCAAGCCCTTTGGAAAAGCCATTGACAAGATGGTTATTAAAGATCCCGTTGCATTGAAAGCTGCTACTGGCGAAAACCCCAAGAGGGTCTACAGGGACATGAAGAAGTCTCCAGTAACCAGAATGGCCACAGCATCACTGATGAGGCAGGCGCTACTCAAAGCAAAATCTTATATGGAAAAGAAAGAAAAATACGCCAATGAGCCCGAAAAGCAACCTGATTTTGACTTGGGTATGGAACATCTTTGCATGGTACTTCGTAAGGAAATCCCCATGAAGATCCATGCTCACAGGGCTGATGACATCCTAACCGCTATCAGAATAGCTAGAGAGTTCGACATAAACATAACCATTGACCACTGCACTGAAGGACACTTAGTACCTGAGGAAATTGCTGAATCCAAGTTCCCATGTATTGTTGGACCAAACTTAACCAATAGAAGCAAAGTGGAACTCATGAACAAAAGTTTCGAAACACCCGCAGTACTCCATAAACACGGCGTTCTCTTCGCTATAATGACAGATCACCCTGTTATCCCCATACAGTTCCTTCCTCTAACTGTGGGCTTGGCTGTAAAGTACGGCCTGCCATATGATGAAGGCATAAAAGCCATAACCATCAATGCTGCAAAGATCCTAGGATTGGACGAGCGCTTGGGCTCCATTGAATCTGGTAAGGATGCAGATCTAGTACTTTGGGAAGGAGATCCACTATCTGTTGACGGAAAGCCAATGTTCGTTATGGTAAACGGACAGATTGCTGTGAACAAACTCCAATAG
- a CDS encoding DUF401 family protein gives MNLALWLLVIFVVIVLLLDKIDLYLLFLGATVFLGFIGGLSFADLSKGFLESLFAQRTVAVLLTLYLMSLYEVFLRRSGALARLTHNFIKMLGDYRLTSVVMPAIMGLLPSPGGARFSAPLVAETLENSVVSNQEKAFINFWFRHIWEPILPVYPGTLMAAMLMGITPGHLAQMNWYIPLLMIVVGWVLVFGFSLPSVRFQNPSWKEVILDLGPLLAVIVAGVTIKNDFTVPIAILLACAFIYILHAKALPKMGTLLSEALKWKMLAIIPAVYYFANILESTGANEAVASSLSALHLPTIVFFIALPFVVSMITGLTQAGVGTSLPLLIGLTTPANRVAMLNLAFIFAFIGVMASPTHLCLILSRDYFEARAGALYNKLFMAVFVVGLFPVVLALF, from the coding sequence ATGAATTTGGCATTGTGGCTCTTAGTAATCTTTGTAGTTATTGTACTGCTACTTGACAAGATAGACCTTTACCTACTGTTTTTAGGTGCCACCGTATTCCTTGGCTTTATAGGGGGATTGTCTTTTGCAGATTTAAGTAAAGGCTTTTTGGAAAGCTTATTTGCCCAGCGCACAGTGGCTGTGCTGCTAACGCTATATTTAATGTCTTTGTACGAAGTGTTTTTACGCCGTAGCGGTGCTTTGGCAAGGCTGACTCACAATTTTATCAAAATGCTCGGAGATTACAGGCTAACAAGTGTTGTAATGCCTGCAATTATGGGGCTGCTCCCCTCACCTGGAGGGGCTAGATTCTCTGCTCCATTAGTAGCAGAGACATTGGAAAATTCAGTAGTATCTAACCAAGAAAAAGCTTTCATAAATTTCTGGTTTCGCCACATATGGGAACCTATCTTGCCTGTGTACCCAGGTACTTTGATGGCAGCCATGCTCATGGGCATTACACCAGGCCACTTAGCCCAAATGAACTGGTACATACCACTTTTGATGATAGTAGTTGGTTGGGTTTTGGTGTTCGGTTTCTCCTTACCTTCTGTGAGATTTCAGAACCCTTCGTGGAAAGAGGTTATCTTGGATTTGGGACCTCTCTTAGCAGTCATTGTGGCAGGCGTTACTATAAAGAATGACTTTACAGTGCCCATAGCCATACTTTTGGCTTGCGCTTTTATATACATTTTGCACGCCAAGGCGTTACCCAAGATGGGAACATTGCTTAGTGAAGCCCTGAAGTGGAAAATGCTAGCTATAATACCTGCGGTGTACTACTTTGCTAACATTTTGGAGTCCACAGGTGCCAATGAAGCTGTAGCTTCGAGTTTGAGTGCTTTACATTTACCTACAATTGTATTTTTTATAGCCCTTCCTTTTGTCGTTTCAATGATAACTGGTTTAACCCAAGCTGGTGTTGGCACCTCACTGCCTTTGCTAATCGGCCTGACAACACCTGCAAACCGTGTCGCCATGCTTAACTTGGCATTCATTTTTGCCTTCATAGGTGTAATGGCAAGCCCCACACATTTGTGTTTGATACTGTCACGGGATTACTTTGAAGCAAGAGCGGGAGCCCTTTATAACAAACTGTTCATGGCTGTGTTCGTAGTTGGTTTGTTCCCTGTTGTCCTTGCATTATTCTGA
- a CDS encoding phosphatase PAP2 family protein, with protein MERAHHTSTLWQVISDFGNPMVWGTFLFVLLMWIKGLSLSHILLSLAIFLLTVGVVSAITFNVARSRQFSDTRDLIEREIRSLPYFCTFLAYMVVAAIFNRQDWSPKWLVFLTSTMGIGLGICGFINLFWKVSFHTFASSAMATMFFMVTSSWWSLVLLLLVSLVIGWSRIRLGVHTPMQVLIGFLLGIFLPILCAMSYLGGFLWT; from the coding sequence ATGGAAAGAGCTCATCACACTTCGACGTTATGGCAAGTTATTTCTGATTTCGGGAACCCCATGGTGTGGGGAACCTTTTTGTTCGTTTTGCTTATGTGGATAAAAGGGCTTTCGTTGAGCCACATATTGCTCTCTTTGGCTATATTCTTACTGACTGTGGGAGTGGTTTCCGCCATAACCTTCAACGTGGCTCGAAGCAGACAGTTTTCGGATACCAGAGACTTAATAGAACGTGAAATAAGATCTTTACCTTATTTTTGTACGTTTTTGGCTTACATGGTTGTTGCCGCCATTTTTAACCGTCAGGACTGGTCCCCAAAATGGTTGGTATTCCTGACTTCTACCATGGGCATTGGCTTGGGCATATGCGGCTTTATAAACCTTTTCTGGAAAGTCTCTTTTCACACATTTGCTTCCTCAGCCATGGCAACCATGTTCTTCATGGTCACCAGCAGTTGGTGGAGTTTGGTGCTGCTGCTATTAGTTAGTTTGGTTATTGGCTGGTCAAGAATCCGGCTGGGTGTACATACGCCCATGCAGGTGCTCATAGGTTTTCTATTGGGTATCTTTTTGCCCATATTATGTGCAATGAGTTATTTAGGAGGTTTTCTGTGGACATAA
- the def gene encoding peptide deformylase — protein MDIRVIPDKMLRAKAQKVKSFTEEDRRIVEDMFRLMKENEVEGVGLAAPQVGISKRFVVIDLDEFHEVLINPRWEPLGKEKEEDIEGCLSVPGVYGPVERFKKIKVSFTNLYGEKITLKLDGMLSRVVQHEVDHLDGVLFIDKITDWDRIEVMPLALHYPGVVELLKEHDR, from the coding sequence GTGGACATAAGAGTCATACCGGATAAAATGTTAAGAGCAAAAGCACAAAAAGTAAAGTCTTTTACTGAAGAAGATCGAAGGATTGTGGAGGACATGTTCCGCCTCATGAAAGAAAACGAGGTGGAAGGCGTAGGCTTGGCTGCACCTCAGGTGGGTATATCTAAACGCTTCGTAGTTATAGACCTGGATGAGTTCCATGAGGTGCTGATCAACCCAAGGTGGGAACCCTTGGGGAAGGAGAAAGAAGAAGACATTGAAGGCTGCTTATCCGTGCCGGGAGTTTACGGTCCCGTGGAAAGGTTTAAGAAAATAAAAGTGAGTTTTACCAATCTTTATGGCGAGAAAATCACCTTAAAGCTTGACGGTATGCTCAGTCGTGTGGTGCAGCATGAAGTAGACCATTTGGATGGTGTGTTGTTTATCGACAAGATCACAGATTGGGATCGCATCGAAGTTATGCCACTGGCATTGCATTATCCAGGAGTCGTGGAGCTCCTAAAGGAACACGATCGATGA
- a CDS encoding methionyl-tRNA formyltransferase yields MKIAFFSSGTFGLPVLEELKKENHEIVLITKVDAPSGRGLKLQPSPPAVVAEALQIPIVKVNSLKNDFIEWYFSQGFDVAIVVDFGFYIPKQLFQADKPVMVNIHPSLLPKYRGPNPIRRAICSGELETGVTLIKISEKMDEGDIYLQERVLIDPDDDYVSLTPKLQHVSMELLKKFFLELKQGNLRAFPQLGDPSYAPKFTPDELWIDWQKPAHDIQNQVRALADVGAKTTLGSKLVKIFKVRISGMEDSLPPGHYVAEKESLYVGTGQGSLEILSLQQEGRKKQDAASFVKGLREKEGVFGG; encoded by the coding sequence ATGAAAATAGCTTTCTTTTCCTCAGGGACTTTCGGTCTTCCAGTTTTAGAGGAGCTAAAGAAAGAGAACCATGAAATTGTGTTGATTACGAAAGTTGATGCCCCTTCAGGGAGAGGCTTAAAGTTACAGCCTTCGCCTCCTGCTGTTGTAGCTGAGGCACTTCAGATTCCCATTGTGAAGGTGAATTCGCTAAAGAACGATTTTATAGAATGGTATTTTAGTCAGGGATTCGATGTGGCCATTGTAGTGGACTTCGGTTTTTACATTCCCAAACAATTATTCCAAGCTGATAAGCCTGTCATGGTAAACATCCACCCCTCACTGCTACCAAAATACAGGGGACCTAATCCCATACGAAGAGCTATTTGCAGCGGCGAACTTGAGACAGGCGTAACCTTGATAAAGATCTCGGAAAAAATGGATGAAGGTGATATTTATCTTCAGGAACGAGTACTTATTGACCCAGACGATGACTATGTGTCCCTTACTCCGAAGTTGCAGCATGTTTCTATGGAATTGCTAAAGAAGTTCTTCTTGGAGCTAAAGCAGGGAAATTTACGTGCTTTTCCACAGTTGGGAGATCCTTCTTATGCTCCAAAGTTCACTCCTGATGAGCTATGGATTGACTGGCAAAAACCAGCTCATGACATACAAAATCAGGTACGTGCTTTAGCTGATGTAGGGGCGAAAACAACTTTGGGGTCAAAGCTGGTGAAGATTTTCAAAGTTCGCATAAGCGGCATGGAGGACTCACTGCCACCAGGCCACTATGTAGCTGAAAAAGAAAGTCTTTACGTTGGTACTGGACAAGGTTCGCTGGAAATACTGAGTTTACAACAGGAAGGAAGAAAGAAGCAGGACGCCGCCTCGTTCGTAAAGGGTCTTAGGGAAAAAGAGGGTGTGTTTGGTGGTTAA
- a CDS encoding DUF6391 domain-containing protein has product MIFFLYTILALFTFMFFLMLFLPLSFLGVAIMTLINAPVQLFYLLTHPEVRKNHALEHATIHVLEELVPVKLSGVSNPNGFIIQGVSDPYLVLQAAHEAKRRLLSGEKDLAVHPRCGTTTVVTGLVFAILFIVFSIVFGLFSFVNLLLSLVLGAILGSVLSPWVQRHVTTDWRVHDVEIENAELIIRGWSVHGVFVHTRKGDIKWSIR; this is encoded by the coding sequence ATGATATTTTTCCTTTATACTATTTTGGCGTTGTTTACCTTTATGTTTTTCTTGATGCTGTTCCTTCCGTTAAGTTTCTTAGGTGTGGCCATAATGACACTCATAAACGCACCTGTTCAATTGTTTTACTTGTTGACTCACCCAGAGGTTAGAAAGAACCACGCTTTGGAACACGCAACCATTCACGTATTGGAAGAGCTTGTGCCCGTGAAGCTTTCAGGTGTGAGTAACCCCAATGGGTTCATCATACAGGGTGTCAGTGATCCGTATTTGGTGCTACAGGCCGCACACGAGGCAAAGAGGCGCTTGCTCAGTGGTGAGAAAGATTTGGCTGTGCATCCTCGATGCGGTACCACGACGGTGGTTACGGGATTAGTATTTGCAATATTGTTCATCGTGTTTTCCATAGTCTTTGGCTTGTTCTCATTTGTCAATCTTTTACTTTCACTAGTGCTTGGTGCAATATTGGGTAGCGTTTTGAGTCCTTGGGTACAACGTCACGTTACCACTGACTGGCGTGTCCATGATGTGGAAATAGAAAATGCAGAATTAATAATTAGAGGGTGGTCCGTTCATGGAGTTTTTGTGCACACAAGGAAGGGTGATATTAAATGGTCCATAAGGTGA
- a CDS encoding PASTA domain-containing protein has translation MVHKVSVLLMLFCLLVTLPAGAQNVGRVPTVTGLTVNQALEEIAKAKYAASVEYEYATVAPGVVIAQSPDGGILAPAGQQVKLIVSKGLKLVEVPNVVGVVAADAIDKIKDLNLRIGTITEVQTGDRFVVKSQDPTSGKLTVVGDVVNITVGIPKLVRVPPLIGLTLEKARSSVEAAGLKVGDIKRTATTSTDLEIVKTQNPRSGVYRYEGTPVDIEVWSPK, from the coding sequence ATGGTCCATAAGGTGAGCGTACTCCTCATGTTATTTTGCTTGCTTGTAACACTGCCTGCAGGGGCACAGAATGTGGGACGAGTTCCTACAGTTACAGGTTTAACAGTAAATCAAGCTTTGGAGGAGATTGCCAAAGCAAAATATGCTGCTTCAGTAGAGTACGAATATGCGACTGTGGCTCCCGGTGTTGTGATTGCCCAAAGCCCTGACGGCGGCATCTTGGCACCAGCTGGGCAACAGGTCAAACTCATTGTCTCAAAGGGGTTAAAACTGGTAGAAGTTCCGAACGTGGTAGGTGTTGTTGCTGCTGACGCCATCGACAAGATCAAGGACTTGAACCTACGCATAGGAACCATTACAGAGGTGCAGACCGGAGATCGCTTTGTTGTTAAAAGCCAAGATCCAACATCGGGTAAGCTAACCGTGGTTGGTGACGTGGTGAATATAACGGTCGGTATACCAAAACTGGTACGTGTTCCTCCTCTAATCGGGTTAACGCTGGAAAAAGCTCGCTCCAGCGTAGAAGCTGCCGGGCTCAAAGTAGGCGATATAAAACGCACAGCGACTACAAGCACCGATTTAGAAATTGTAAAAACACAGAACCCACGCAGCGGTGTGTACCGTTATGAGGGAACACCCGTGGATATCGAGGTCTGGTCACCAAAATGA
- the rsgA gene encoding ribosome small subunit-dependent GTPase A, with protein sequence MRALLLGRVLRRERYNVLVSYENSVYLGLVKKKVWEQDKVLVNDRVWFEPITDTEVSVERTTGRKNYFLRPPVANLDLLVYVHSFKNPQCDVRYLDLTLGLATLQNIPVLVLFHKADLLRDEDIQPWTSLYTSLGYDVMVTSVYYDLSALKERLRGKTVLFSGPTGVGKSSLVKALWKDASVRVGDISKVGRGKHTTSWVELLPLDDTYVVDAPGFSLLEMPAMNPWDIQRMFPEIETTAKGCFFSDCLHLKEPSCAVKEAVKKGLIAESRYNSYLYFLDKQQEEAKKR encoded by the coding sequence ATGAGGGCCTTACTCTTAGGCAGGGTGCTACGCAGAGAACGGTATAACGTGTTAGTTTCCTACGAAAACAGCGTTTATTTGGGTTTAGTAAAAAAGAAGGTTTGGGAACAAGATAAGGTTTTGGTCAACGATCGTGTCTGGTTTGAGCCAATTACCGATACAGAAGTATCTGTTGAACGTACAACTGGCAGGAAGAATTATTTCCTCAGGCCCCCTGTGGCAAACTTGGATTTGCTTGTTTATGTGCATTCTTTCAAGAATCCTCAGTGTGATGTAAGATATCTCGATCTTACGCTGGGATTAGCGACTCTACAGAACATACCCGTTTTGGTCTTGTTTCACAAAGCCGACCTCCTTCGCGATGAAGATATTCAGCCTTGGACAAGTTTATACACCAGTCTGGGATATGACGTAATGGTAACGTCAGTGTACTATGATTTGTCTGCGTTAAAGGAGCGGTTACGTGGAAAAACAGTGCTTTTCAGCGGTCCCACAGGTGTTGGGAAAAGCAGTCTGGTAAAGGCTCTTTGGAAAGATGCGTCAGTGCGTGTGGGCGACATCTCTAAAGTTGGTCGCGGTAAGCACACTACCAGTTGGGTAGAGCTGTTGCCCCTAGATGATACTTACGTTGTAGACGCGCCTGGTTTTTCTCTTTTGGAAATGCCTGCAATGAATCCTTGGGATATCCAGCGCATGTTTCCAGAGATCGAGACTACGGCAAAAGGCTGCTTTTTCTCAGATTGTTTGCATTTGAAGGAACCCAGTTGTGCAGTGAAAGAAGCTGTTAAAAAGGGACTCATAGCAGAATCGCGCTATAACTCTTACCTTTATTTTCTTGACAAACAACAGGAGGAGGCAAAGAAAAGATGA
- the rpe gene encoding ribulose-phosphate 3-epimerase translates to MRKLVPSLLSADLWCLKDQLDVLKQYQVDTLHVDVMDGNFVPNISMGVPLVESLRKHSDFSLDVHLMIANPERFIETFREAGADLLTVHIEATYHIHRLIQQIRNVGCKAGVSLNPGTPLELIKPILHMVDLVLVMSVNPGFGGQDFLPETLSKVKMLHQWKQEREDYKYIVEVDGGINRSNVEQVLNAGAEWIVSGSGVFKGDLKTNLDQLNEILLKYN, encoded by the coding sequence ATGAGAAAACTTGTTCCTTCCCTCTTATCTGCCGATTTATGGTGTTTAAAGGATCAGCTGGATGTATTAAAGCAATATCAAGTAGATACCTTGCATGTAGATGTCATGGACGGCAATTTTGTGCCCAATATTTCCATGGGAGTACCGTTGGTGGAAAGTTTGCGCAAACACAGTGATTTTTCCCTTGATGTTCATCTCATGATTGCAAATCCAGAGCGTTTCATTGAAACCTTTAGGGAAGCTGGAGCAGATCTTTTAACAGTACACATAGAGGCTACTTATCACATTCATCGGCTCATTCAGCAAATAAGAAACGTTGGATGTAAGGCTGGGGTTTCTCTTAATCCGGGGACTCCTCTGGAACTTATAAAACCCATACTGCACATGGTGGATTTAGTGCTTGTAATGAGTGTTAATCCAGGTTTTGGTGGTCAAGACTTCCTACCAGAAACACTGAGCAAAGTAAAAATGCTTCATCAGTGGAAGCAAGAACGTGAAGACTATAAATACATCGTTGAAGTAGACGGCGGTATTAATCGCTCAAATGTGGAACAGGTTTTGAATGCAGGCGCAGAATGGATTGTAAGTGGAAGTGGTGTCTTCAAAGGCGATTTGAAGACAAACCTCGACCAGCTAAATGAAATTCTGCTAAAATACAACTGA
- a CDS encoding slipin family protein, whose protein sequence is MPGTVMGRTGSLFLLGVGIVWLLIWLILAYSSKQKSTLAVLAVFSLIWAGLGFWRAMAGDVVSMVILFVILVITLPGMLKVVNQYQRAVLLRFGKFQSVLEPGLNVILPWGIDRALYVEMRTTTIDVPKQDIITRDNVPVSVDAVVYFNVFDPKLAVLEVQDYRQATTLLAQTILRSVLGSHELDDMLSQREKLNEVLKLDLDKATDPWGVRVTGVEIKAVDLPEDMKRAMAKQAEAERERRAKVISAEGEYQASEKLAQAAEVIGSTRVGVMLRMLQTLSEIAVEKNSTIVFPLPMEILRYFDVKGEREDETGS, encoded by the coding sequence ATGCCCGGAACCGTTATGGGAAGAACTGGAAGCTTGTTCTTGTTAGGTGTTGGGATAGTTTGGCTCCTTATATGGCTTATCCTGGCTTATTCTTCAAAACAGAAAAGCACACTGGCCGTGTTGGCAGTTTTCTCATTGATTTGGGCTGGTCTTGGATTTTGGCGAGCCATGGCTGGCGATGTTGTAAGCATGGTCATACTTTTTGTCATACTTGTTATTACCCTTCCAGGTATGCTGAAAGTGGTGAACCAGTATCAGCGTGCAGTGCTGCTACGGTTTGGGAAGTTCCAGTCAGTGCTGGAACCCGGGTTAAATGTCATACTGCCTTGGGGAATTGATAGGGCGTTGTATGTGGAAATGCGTACTACCACCATTGACGTTCCAAAACAGGACATAATTACACGGGATAACGTTCCAGTATCAGTGGATGCCGTGGTCTATTTCAATGTGTTTGATCCTAAGTTGGCTGTACTAGAGGTTCAAGACTACAGACAAGCTACTACCCTTTTGGCTCAGACCATATTGCGCTCTGTCTTAGGGTCCCATGAATTAGATGACATGCTCAGCCAACGAGAAAAGCTGAACGAAGTGCTCAAACTGGATCTTGACAAAGCCACTGATCCTTGGGGAGTTAGAGTCACTGGTGTGGAGATAAAAGCAGTGGATTTACCCGAGGACATGAAGCGCGCCATGGCCAAGCAAGCCGAGGCAGAGCGTGAACGTCGCGCGAAGGTCATATCCGCTGAAGGTGAATACCAAGCTTCTGAAAAACTGGCTCAGGCTGCTGAGGTGATCGGCTCCACCAGAGTCGGTGTCATGCTTCGTATGCTGCAAACACTATCAGAGATAGCTGTTGAGAAGAACAGCACCATAGTATTTCCACTCCCCATGGAAATCTTAAGGTATTTCGATGTTAAGGGAGAGAGGGAAGATGAAACAGGTTCTTAA
- a CDS encoding ABC transporter ATP-binding protein, which produces MARVYLEHVWKKFGTVVAVKDLTLEVKDGEFFVLLGPSGCGKTTTLRMIAGLEDVTEGTIYIGDRVVNDVHPKDRDIAMVFQNYALYPHMSVFDNISFGLKLRGLPKEEIKARVDEVAGWLGLKELLNRRPRELSGGQRQRVALARALVRRPQVFLMDEPLSNLDAKLRTQARGELLRLHKDFPTTTIYVTHDQVEAMTLGDRVAVMMEGTLQQVDSPQMLYLYPANQFVAGFVGTPPMNFLTMDIVTEEGQMYLKHNGLKVPVTADMAVGLKDYPKNKVLMGIRPQDVHLADEARMIENSGWVLHCISDVAERLGTETYVHFTLDDFELVGRVSAVRTVSMGMEYDIYMDMTGAHLFDLDTGVRVCSGTAPEKMETRLGLKAEPQLRTAEQSEE; this is translated from the coding sequence TTGGCTCGGGTATATCTTGAGCATGTGTGGAAAAAGTTCGGCACTGTTGTAGCCGTGAAGGATTTAACACTGGAAGTCAAAGATGGTGAGTTTTTTGTCCTTTTAGGTCCCAGCGGTTGCGGAAAAACTACCACGCTCAGAATGATAGCTGGGTTAGAAGATGTAACTGAGGGAACCATCTACATCGGGGATCGTGTTGTTAACGATGTTCATCCTAAGGATCGCGATATTGCCATGGTGTTTCAAAACTATGCACTTTACCCGCACATGTCGGTATTTGATAACATAAGTTTTGGGCTGAAGCTCAGGGGTTTACCCAAGGAAGAAATTAAAGCCAGAGTCGATGAGGTAGCAGGATGGTTAGGCTTAAAGGAACTGCTTAACCGCAGGCCACGGGAACTTTCCGGTGGTCAAAGACAAAGGGTGGCACTGGCAAGGGCTTTAGTGAGAAGGCCACAAGTTTTCCTCATGGACGAGCCGTTATCCAACCTTGATGCAAAACTAAGAACCCAAGCCAGAGGTGAACTACTCAGGTTGCACAAGGATTTTCCAACTACGACCATCTACGTTACTCACGACCAAGTGGAAGCAATGACTTTGGGTGATCGTGTGGCTGTGATGATGGAAGGTACTTTGCAGCAGGTGGATAGCCCACAAATGCTGTACCTTTATCCGGCGAACCAGTTTGTAGCTGGTTTTGTTGGCACGCCTCCTATGAACTTTCTTACCATGGACATTGTTACTGAAGAAGGTCAAATGTACTTGAAGCACAACGGGTTGAAAGTGCCTGTTACAGCAGACATGGCAGTTGGGCTCAAGGATTATCCCAAAAACAAAGTTTTGATGGGCATAAGACCTCAAGATGTTCATTTGGCTGACGAAGCCAGAATGATTGAGAATTCTGGCTGGGTTTTGCACTGCATTAGTGATGTAGCAGAAAGACTAGGTACAGAAACATATGTACACTTCACCCTGGACGACTTTGAGCTGGTGGGACGCGTTTCTGCTGTGCGCACAGTTTCCATGGGCATGGAGTATGACATTTACATGGATATGACTGGTGCTCATCTGTTTGATCTGGATACCGGAGTACGAGTGTGCAGTGGCACTGCTCCAGAAAAAATGGAAACCAGGTTAGGACTGAAGGCAGAGCCACAGCTGAGAACGGCTGAGCAGTCTGAAGAGTAA